One region of Oculatellaceae cyanobacterium genomic DNA includes:
- a CDS encoding iron uptake porin, which produces MQKLWQHAWLSSIAIFVFQFIFLETASAQETEQNIEVFSDTNQSFVQAASNVKSSQKPLINSNSADGLTDQAQAGRDEVLPNNNGLEQINSVSELSDVQPTDWAYQALRSLIERYQCISVPRDGRFRGNEALTRYEFASGLNSCLDKITQLIGVAKPDSVPQQDLATIKKLQDDFAAELRTLTTRIDSLEARTAELGTNQFSTTTKLNGFAVFNLTGATAGDSVKAEGSSALPPFILRDSNNKPIVRKVDEGSTTFSNLVWLSLNTSFTGKDVLVTTLAAGNANSPANQFVSAGLFNSVGAPFFDQTSGPNTGQTDLVIRELFYTFPVNESVRLTVGPRINSVYHFDFNRFTIPVNGASSFNSAASTFVSSTIRGAGAVVEWNINKQLELHAGYVAESNEFIPAPRPAADPSKGLFNGTHTITAELTFKPSQTANIRLLYQRSHLNPIFGVIASKPIIGIADDGFGGPVNDAKADTFGVNFDWLINRRFGVFGRYYYSTTQIYPVTPRPSGDINAQNIEAGLAFPDLGKQGALGTLSFVIPFDVKSGRQFLASGGGNGGTQYEIEANYFYPLTRNIAIVPSLYVIGNINNFDDNPTLFVGSMRTQLSF; this is translated from the coding sequence ATGCAAAAGTTGTGGCAACACGCATGGTTGAGTAGTATCGCTATCTTTGTCTTTCAATTTATTTTCTTAGAAACAGCGAGCGCTCAAGAAACTGAACAAAATATTGAAGTGTTTTCAGATACCAATCAATCTTTTGTACAAGCAGCCAGCAATGTTAAGTCTTCTCAAAAGCCATTAATCAATTCAAATTCTGCCGATGGTTTGACAGATCAAGCTCAGGCGGGTAGAGACGAGGTTTTGCCTAATAACAATGGGCTTGAACAAATAAATTCTGTATCAGAATTATCTGACGTGCAACCTACGGACTGGGCATATCAAGCATTGCGATCGCTAATTGAGCGCTATCAATGTATTTCAGTGCCGCGTGATGGCAGATTTCGTGGTAATGAAGCGTTAACACGTTATGAATTTGCCTCTGGTTTAAATAGTTGTTTAGATAAAATTACCCAATTAATTGGAGTTGCTAAACCTGACTCAGTTCCTCAACAAGATTTAGCCACCATCAAAAAGTTACAAGACGACTTTGCAGCGGAACTACGTACTTTGACTACTCGTATAGATAGTTTAGAGGCACGTACTGCTGAACTGGGGACAAATCAATTTTCCACAACAACTAAACTCAACGGTTTTGCGGTTTTCAACCTTACAGGTGCTACGGCTGGTGATTCGGTAAAAGCAGAAGGTAGTAGTGCTTTACCCCCATTCATCCTTCGTGATTCTAATAATAAGCCGATAGTAAGAAAAGTAGATGAAGGTAGCACGACCTTTAGTAATTTAGTATGGCTTTCACTTAACACATCGTTTACAGGTAAAGATGTGTTGGTAACCACACTAGCTGCGGGTAATGCCAACTCCCCAGCAAACCAGTTTGTTTCAGCAGGCTTATTTAACTCAGTAGGCGCTCCTTTTTTTGACCAAACTTCTGGCCCAAACACTGGTCAGACTGATCTGGTTATTCGTGAATTGTTCTATACTTTTCCAGTTAATGAATCTGTACGACTAACAGTTGGACCAAGGATTAACTCGGTTTATCACTTTGACTTCAACCGTTTTACAATACCTGTTAATGGGGCATCTAGTTTTAACTCTGCCGCCAGTACTTTTGTAAGCTCAACTATACGTGGCGCTGGGGCGGTAGTTGAGTGGAACATCAATAAGCAATTGGAACTTCATGCTGGATATGTGGCAGAAAGTAATGAATTTATACCTGCTCCTCGTCCAGCGGCTGACCCAAGCAAGGGTTTATTTAATGGTACCCATACAATTACGGCTGAATTAACCTTTAAACCTAGCCAAACTGCTAATATTCGCTTGCTTTATCAACGTTCTCATCTCAATCCAATATTTGGTGTAATTGCTAGTAAGCCGATAATTGGTATAGCTGATGATGGATTTGGTGGGCCTGTTAATGATGCTAAGGCTGATACATTTGGGGTTAATTTTGATTGGTTAATTAATAGGCGCTTTGGAGTATTCGGGCGTTATTACTATTCAACTACCCAAATATATCCAGTAACACCAAGACCTAGTGGAGATATCAACGCCCAAAATATCGAAGCTGGATTGGCTTTCCCAGATTTAGGTAAGCAAGGGGCATTAGGTACTTTATCATTTGTCATACCATTTGATGTTAAGTCAGGTCGTCAGTTTTTAGCCTCTGGTGGTGGTAATGGCGGTACGCAATATGAAATTGAAGCAAATTACTTTTATCCACTAACTCGTAATATAGCCATAGTTCCTAGCTTATATGTAATTGGCAACATTAACAACTTTGATGATAATCCGACGTTATTTGTTGGTAGTATGCGTACACAATTGAGCTTTTAA
- a CDS encoding GAF domain-containing SpoIIE family protein phosphatase produces the protein MAEDHQSEESLVEQLESLRVEVNELKTAKAAADAQRELLENLVAMARSQTEDQMLNATLKKTLDVCNGLTEAERGSLFLYDSSGAISASLLTRKDATAEYSTQLIGIVLDKGLAGWVSRNREIGLIIDTQQDERWLELPNQPYIVRSALAVPILRGQELLGLLTLLHSQPGHFSKDHAHLMQVTADQVALVLENAGLYAKLDESYNSLEKANEVAETYLKALRNELDKGRQIQRNFLPDYLPEIANWEIAASFYPARDVAGDFYDAFLLPGDYVGLVIADVCDKGVGAALFMALFRSLIRVFSGQTLLRGFAILDNAQEVGYKIDQQIANNLPEYSALKAIELTNNYIAQTHFEMSMFATMFFGILNPATGLLTYINGGHEPPIILSSSREIKRLAPTGPAVGMMPDMNFKIQQIQLKPGDILLTYTDGVPEARSPNGDFFTEKRLLSLLEESTCSATQMLKNIETRLQEHIADRDQFDDITMLAVRWTDLYTGAAGVATE, from the coding sequence ATGGCAGAAGATCATCAATCCGAGGAATCGCTAGTTGAGCAATTAGAATCACTGCGTGTTGAGGTAAATGAACTCAAAACAGCTAAAGCTGCTGCTGACGCGCAAAGAGAGTTGCTAGAAAACCTAGTGGCTATGGCGCGATCGCAAACAGAAGATCAGATGCTGAATGCCACCTTAAAAAAAACTCTTGACGTTTGTAATGGGCTAACTGAGGCTGAGAGAGGTAGTTTATTTTTATATGATAGCAGCGGTGCTATTAGTGCTAGTCTTCTGACGCGCAAAGATGCTACGGCTGAGTATAGTACTCAACTGATTGGGATTGTATTAGACAAAGGACTTGCTGGTTGGGTTAGCCGTAACCGAGAAATCGGATTAATTATTGATACCCAACAAGATGAACGTTGGCTAGAACTGCCTAATCAACCTTACATCGTGCGATCGGCTTTGGCAGTTCCTATTCTTAGAGGTCAGGAGTTACTCGGTCTGCTAACTCTGTTACACTCTCAACCAGGTCATTTTAGCAAGGATCATGCTCATTTGATGCAGGTGACAGCAGATCAGGTCGCTCTTGTGTTAGAAAATGCTGGTCTTTACGCCAAACTTGATGAATCATACAACTCATTAGAAAAAGCTAATGAAGTTGCCGAGACTTATTTAAAAGCGCTCCGCAATGAATTAGATAAAGGCAGACAAATTCAAAGAAATTTTTTGCCAGATTATTTACCAGAGATTGCCAACTGGGAAATTGCTGCGAGCTTCTATCCTGCTCGTGACGTAGCTGGTGATTTTTACGACGCTTTTTTGCTCCCTGGCGACTATGTAGGGCTAGTGATAGCTGATGTGTGCGACAAAGGAGTTGGAGCAGCGCTGTTTATGGCTCTGTTCCGCAGCTTAATTCGTGTCTTCTCTGGTCAAACACTCTTACGCGGATTTGCTATTCTTGATAACGCTCAGGAAGTAGGCTATAAGATTGACCAGCAGATAGCCAACAACTTGCCTGAATATAGCGCCCTGAAAGCGATCGAACTAACTAACAATTACATTGCCCAAACTCACTTTGAGATGAGTATGTTTGCCACAATGTTTTTTGGCATACTCAATCCTGCCACTGGTCTGCTGACTTACATTAATGGTGGGCATGAACCTCCAATTATTTTGAGTTCAAGTCGAGAGATTAAGCGTCTTGCTCCCACCGGCCCTGCTGTAGGAATGATGCCTGACATGAATTTTAAAATACAGCAGATTCAGCTAAAACCTGGTGATATATTACTCACTTACACTGATGGTGTTCCTGAAGCCCGCAGCCCTAATGGGGACTTTTTTACCGAAAAGCGGCTGCTATCGTTGTTGGAGGAATCTACCTGCTCGGCTACACAAATGCTCAAAAATATAGAAACCCGTTTGCAAGAGCATATAGCCGATAGAGATCAGTTTGATGACATAACGATGTTGGCAGTGCGATGGACTGACCTTTATACAGGGGCAGCAGGAGTAGCAACAGAATAA
- a CDS encoding ATP-binding protein: METLTVPGTLDSLKPIADYVISAAASAGLNKKASYNLRLAVDEVATNIIIHGYEEAGREGMINLWGELDEQALSIFIEDTAVEYNPFETDQVEEDELKLPLEERKLGGLGVYLAIQGVDKFLYERVDNHNRNIFVMKRMST, from the coding sequence ATGGAAACTTTAACTGTACCTGGAACCCTTGACTCTTTAAAGCCGATCGCCGACTATGTAATTTCAGCAGCCGCATCAGCAGGTTTGAATAAAAAAGCATCTTACAACCTTCGTCTAGCTGTAGACGAAGTTGCCACCAATATTATTATTCATGGTTATGAAGAAGCGGGTCGTGAAGGAATGATCAACTTGTGGGGGGAACTAGACGAGCAAGCGTTAAGTATTTTTATTGAAGATACAGCAGTAGAGTATAACCCCTTTGAGACTGATCAGGTGGAAGAAGATGAGTTAAAGTTACCTTTAGAAGAACGCAAGCTCGGTGGACTTGGAGTGTATCTTGCTATTCAAGGGGTAGATAAGTTTCTTTATGAGCGTGTGGATAACCACAATCGAAATATATTTGTGATGAAGCGAATGTCAACTTGA
- a CDS encoding anti-sigma factor antagonist (This anti-anti-sigma factor, or anti-sigma factor antagonist, belongs to a family that includes characterized members SpoIIAA, RsbV, RsfA, and RsfB.), with the protein MAFTATLETTNNIGKIKLAGELDASSAPIFKAEIEKAAAENVKRLVLLMEDLDYMASAGLRVLIFAKQKMGAKADIYVVGAQEMVLDTLQKTGYDQSVIVLAQYDADQIENV; encoded by the coding sequence ATGGCTTTTACTGCAACCCTGGAAACAACTAACAATATCGGTAAAATCAAACTTGCTGGAGAACTGGATGCAAGTTCTGCACCAATTTTCAAGGCAGAAATTGAAAAAGCTGCTGCCGAAAATGTCAAGCGTTTAGTGCTATTAATGGAAGATTTAGATTACATGGCTAGCGCAGGACTAAGGGTGCTGATCTTTGCTAAACAAAAGATGGGTGCTAAGGCTGACATTTATGTTGTTGGCGCTCAAGAGATGGTGTTGGATACGCTTCAAAAGACTGGATATGATCAGAGCGTAATTGTGCTTGCTCAGTATGACGCAGATCAAATAGAAAATGTATAG
- the glgX gene encoding glycogen debranching protein GlgX — translation MDLVRIDINPTHRSGDFKLRPGRPLPFGATLVPGGVNFSVFSSHATSCTLVLFKKHAPEPLAEIPFPEEFRIGNVFSMIVFDLDVENIEYGYRMDGPYNPKEGQWFDKSKILMDPYAKVIGGRDVWGETPDWNNIYQHRGRLSFDDFDWEDDRPLEIPPEDQIIYETHVRSFTRHPSSGVKHPGTYAAIREKIPYLKELGVNCIELMPIYEFDEFENSRLNPETGELLVNYWGYSTVGFFAPKAGYAATGRLGMQVDELKTLVKELHRNGIEVILDVVFNHTAEGNEYGPTISFRGIDNKIYYMLTPEGYYYNFSGCGNTINCNNPIVRNIVLDCLRYWASEYHIDGFRFDLAAILGRDPWGAPLANPPLLESLAFDPILAKCKLIAEAWDAGGLYQVGSFPAFGRWAEWNGKYRDSIRKFLKGDGRLGDMAQGLQGSPDLYAWAGRAPATSINFITCHDGFTLMDMVSYNSKHNEANGENNNDGANDNESWNCGWEGPTDDPGINALRHRQVKNAVAMLMVSQGVPLLLMGDEIGRTQNGNNNTYCHDNELNWLDWSLLSKNQDIFQFFKHCITFRNAHPVLRNQYHFQNRDYVGSGYADITWHGTQAWNADWSQNSTLAFMLCGKHAKAGTVEDNYIYVAMNMHWEALWFEIPGLPPGMQWHIFANTGATPPEDSWQPGTEPLLENQQGIMLGDRSLVILVGK, via the coding sequence ATGGATCTAGTCAGAATTGATATTAATCCCACCCACAGATCGGGAGATTTCAAGCTACGTCCTGGTCGCCCTTTGCCTTTTGGAGCCACGCTGGTACCTGGAGGAGTTAATTTTTCGGTTTTTTCCAGCCATGCCACGTCCTGCACATTAGTTCTATTTAAAAAACACGCTCCCGAACCGTTGGCAGAAATTCCCTTTCCAGAAGAGTTTAGGATTGGGAACGTCTTTAGCATGATTGTTTTCGATTTAGATGTTGAAAACATCGAATACGGTTACCGGATGGACGGCCCCTATAACCCTAAAGAAGGTCAGTGGTTTGATAAAAGTAAAATTCTGATGGATCCCTACGCCAAGGTTATTGGTGGTAGAGATGTTTGGGGAGAAACCCCTGATTGGAATAACATTTATCAGCATCGCGGTCGCCTTTCCTTTGATGATTTTGATTGGGAAGATGACCGTCCTTTGGAAATCCCGCCGGAGGATCAGATTATTTATGAAACTCATGTCCGCAGTTTTACCCGCCATCCCTCATCTGGAGTCAAGCATCCTGGAACTTATGCTGCTATTCGGGAAAAGATTCCTTACCTGAAAGAATTGGGGGTTAACTGCATCGAACTGATGCCGATATATGAGTTTGATGAATTTGAAAACTCCCGCCTCAACCCAGAAACTGGAGAACTGTTAGTCAATTACTGGGGCTACAGTACGGTTGGTTTTTTTGCACCCAAAGCTGGCTACGCCGCTACAGGTCGTTTGGGGATGCAGGTTGATGAGTTGAAAACTCTGGTAAAAGAATTGCACAGAAACGGCATTGAAGTAATTCTTGATGTCGTCTTTAATCACACTGCTGAAGGCAATGAGTACGGCCCCACAATCTCATTTCGGGGGATTGACAATAAAATCTACTATATGCTAACCCCAGAGGGTTACTACTATAACTTTAGTGGTTGTGGTAATACGATCAACTGCAACAACCCAATTGTCCGCAATATAGTACTTGATTGTCTGCGCTATTGGGCATCGGAATATCACATTGATGGTTTCCGGTTTGATTTGGCGGCTATTTTAGGGCGCGATCCTTGGGGCGCACCGTTAGCTAACCCACCATTGCTAGAATCTTTAGCATTTGACCCCATCTTAGCTAAGTGCAAATTAATTGCTGAGGCTTGGGATGCAGGTGGACTATATCAGGTTGGTTCTTTCCCTGCTTTTGGTCGCTGGGCTGAGTGGAATGGTAAGTACCGCGATAGCATTCGCAAGTTTCTGAAAGGAGACGGGAGGCTAGGGGATATGGCACAAGGGCTGCAAGGCTCTCCAGATCTCTATGCCTGGGCAGGTCGTGCGCCAGCAACATCAATTAATTTCATCACTTGCCATGATGGTTTTACGTTGATGGATATGGTTTCGTACAACTCTAAGCACAACGAAGCCAACGGCGAGAACAACAATGACGGTGCCAACGATAATGAAAGTTGGAACTGTGGTTGGGAAGGCCCTACTGATGATCCAGGTATTAATGCCTTGCGCCATCGGCAGGTGAAAAATGCTGTAGCAATGTTGATGGTGAGCCAGGGTGTACCTTTGCTTTTGATGGGAGATGAAATCGGGCGCACTCAGAATGGTAATAACAATACTTATTGCCATGACAACGAACTCAACTGGCTAGATTGGAGTTTGTTGTCAAAAAATCAGGATATCTTCCAGTTTTTTAAACACTGTATTACTTTCCGTAATGCCCATCCAGTATTGAGAAATCAGTACCATTTCCAAAACCGTGATTATGTCGGCAGTGGCTATGCGGATATCACTTGGCATGGAACTCAGGCATGGAATGCTGATTGGTCTCAGAACAGTACCCTAGCTTTTATGCTTTGTGGGAAACACGCTAAAGCGGGTACGGTTGAGGACAACTACATCTATGTAGCTATGAATATGCACTGGGAGGCACTGTGGTTTGAAATTCCAGGTTTGCCACCAGGAATGCAATGGCATATCTTTGCCAATACAGGTGCCACCCCACCAGAAGATAGCTGGCAACCTGGAACAGAACCACTGCTAGAAAATCAGCAGGGAATTATGTTGGGCGATCGCTCATTAGTAATCTTGGTGGGAAAATAG
- a CDS encoding anti-sigma factor antagonist, giving the protein MSPISQNSGKTSNMEINIKTLQVTAVESAVSVDANSTPPVSEQVSVDTLQQVTLIEMVGDVDASTAPLVQQQVLPLAQPGAKILLDMSQVPYMSSAGLRMLLSLYRQVAAKNGQLVLVGLVEQIKDTMSITGFLDFFTTRDTLDSGLETLNVQLQVLPT; this is encoded by the coding sequence TTGTCCCCAATTAGCCAGAATAGCGGTAAAACAAGCAACATGGAGATTAATATCAAAACGCTCCAAGTAACAGCAGTAGAATCTGCTGTGAGTGTGGACGCTAACAGCACGCCCCCAGTTTCAGAGCAGGTTAGTGTTGATACCCTCCAACAAGTAACCTTGATAGAAATGGTGGGTGATGTTGATGCTAGTACAGCACCTTTAGTGCAACAGCAAGTACTACCTTTAGCACAGCCTGGTGCAAAAATCCTCCTAGACATGAGTCAGGTTCCATATATGTCTAGTGCTGGTTTGCGGATGCTGTTATCGCTTTATCGACAGGTAGCTGCTAAAAATGGGCAGTTGGTTTTAGTGGGTCTTGTCGAGCAAATTAAAGACACCATGTCTATTACTGGTTTTCTGGACTTTTTTACTACTCGTGACACCCTGGATTCAGGCTTAGAAACTCTGAATGTCCAGCTTCAAGTTTTACCCACCTAG
- a CDS encoding AGE family epimerase/isomerase yields the protein MDHMSFSFSDTIGGYVTNFNRTEKSFGIKTSDGREFKAYLTPTTWGRIAQNLAEPYADCTQRLGELLTPGQLVYAYGVFYPQGEGHRFDVKSFVFPGDAPEAYRHEEPDWWVNQVRSIADSYLKWQFGYPDQPVDYREYRTFLNLSGTKKRDDYLQETDTVSRLVYGFASAYLMTGEDRFLEGAEKGTEYLREHMRFYDTDEDLIYWYHGIQVTGNREQKLLTSEFGDDFDAIPAYEQIYALAGPMQTYRITGDPRILKDAEMTVDLFDKFFLDKENEGYFSHLDPITLDPRAESLGHNRARKNWNSVGDHAPAYLINLWLATGEQKYADMLEYTFDTIEKYFKDYDNSPFVQEKFHEDWSHDQAWGWQQNRAVVGHNLKIAWNLMRMNSLKPKDEYVAMAEKIAELMPAAGSDQQRGGWYDVVERTKAEGEEQYRFVWHDRKAWWQQEQAILAYLILHGINKQPEHLRHAREAAAFYNAHFLDHDDGGVYFNVLANGLPFLMGTERFKGSHSMSGYHSMELCYLSATYINLLITKQPMDLYFKPQPGAFKDNILRVSPDILPPGSIKIGACWLNDEKYEDFDADGLTVKLPDTKEQVKVKVQIVPN from the coding sequence ATGGATCACATGAGTTTCTCTTTTTCAGATACTATTGGCGGTTATGTTACTAACTTTAACCGCACTGAAAAAAGCTTTGGCATCAAAACTTCAGATGGACGGGAATTTAAGGCATATTTAACTCCTACAACTTGGGGACGAATTGCTCAGAATTTAGCCGAACCTTACGCTGACTGCACGCAACGTCTTGGTGAGCTACTAACTCCTGGTCAGCTTGTATATGCTTATGGCGTTTTTTATCCCCAAGGTGAAGGGCATAGGTTTGATGTTAAGTCATTTGTCTTTCCTGGTGACGCTCCTGAAGCATATAGGCATGAAGAACCTGATTGGTGGGTCAATCAAGTGCGCTCAATTGCTGACAGTTACCTGAAGTGGCAATTTGGTTATCCTGACCAGCCAGTTGATTATCGGGAATACCGCACTTTTTTGAACCTGAGTGGTACTAAAAAACGCGACGACTATTTGCAAGAAACCGATACAGTTTCTCGCTTGGTATATGGTTTTGCTTCAGCTTACTTGATGACAGGTGAAGACCGTTTCTTGGAAGGTGCAGAAAAAGGTACTGAGTACCTACGCGAACATATGCGGTTTTATGACACTGATGAGGACTTGATTTACTGGTATCACGGTATTCAAGTAACAGGAAATCGGGAGCAAAAACTACTTACGTCTGAGTTTGGAGACGACTTCGATGCTATTCCAGCTTATGAACAAATTTATGCCTTAGCTGGCCCAATGCAAACTTACCGCATTACTGGCGATCCACGCATTTTAAAAGATGCTGAGATGACAGTTGATTTGTTCGACAAGTTTTTCTTAGATAAAGAAAACGAAGGCTATTTCTCCCATCTTGACCCAATTACTCTCGACCCCCGTGCTGAATCTTTAGGTCATAACAGGGCGCGTAAGAACTGGAACTCAGTAGGTGACCATGCTCCGGCTTATCTAATTAACCTGTGGTTAGCTACTGGCGAACAGAAGTATGCCGATATGCTGGAGTACACTTTTGACACTATTGAAAAGTATTTCAAAGACTACGATAATAGCCCATTTGTTCAAGAAAAATTTCATGAAGACTGGAGCCACGATCAAGCTTGGGGATGGCAACAGAACCGCGCTGTTGTTGGGCATAATCTGAAAATTGCCTGGAATTTAATGCGGATGAATAGCCTGAAGCCTAAAGATGAGTATGTGGCTATGGCTGAAAAAATTGCTGAACTTATGCCAGCAGCAGGCAGTGACCAACAACGTGGCGGTTGGTACGATGTTGTCGAACGCACCAAGGCAGAGGGAGAAGAACAATACCGCTTTGTGTGGCACGATCGCAAAGCTTGGTGGCAGCAAGAACAGGCTATATTAGCATACTTAATCCTACACGGTATTAACAAGCAGCCGGAACACTTGCGTCATGCTCGTGAAGCAGCAGCCTTCTACAATGCTCACTTCCTAGATCATGACGACGGTGGTGTTTACTTCAACGTTCTGGCAAACGGGCTACCCTTCTTGATGGGTACAGAGCGTTTCAAGGGTTCTCACTCCATGAGTGGCTATCACTCAATGGAATTGTGCTATTTATCAGCGACCTACATTAATCTGCTGATTACTAAACAGCCGATGGATTTATACTTTAAGCCGCAACCAGGGGCTTTTAAGGATAATATTCTGCGCGTATCGCCAGATATTCTTCCTCCAGGTAGCATCAAGATTGGTGCTTGTTGGCTCAATGATGAAAAGTATGAAGATTTTGATGCAGATGGTTTAACGGTAAAGCTGCCTGATACAAAAGAACAAGTAAAAGTAAAAGTTCAAATTGTCCCCAATTAG
- a CDS encoding DJ-1/PfpI family protein encodes MASESKGKIGIIIEEHFDATEYRRFNEYFPQQGYEVEYISHLWGNKELRFGSNPENDVIEYHVTVTTEVNDIDPSDYKGIICIGAYAMDRLRYQVSVKKGQKNQAPAVAFLRKAMKTEGVKLGTICHSLWLFCADPDLLQNRKVTCAHNIICDVENAGGDVVFDGDVTADLVVDGNLVTGKHPGVVEEFMQAFIAEIEKHEKAPAVRAAN; translated from the coding sequence ATGGCATCTGAATCTAAAGGTAAAATAGGCATAATCATTGAAGAGCATTTTGATGCTACTGAATATCGAAGATTCAATGAGTATTTTCCCCAGCAAGGGTATGAAGTCGAGTATATTTCTCACTTATGGGGAAATAAAGAATTACGCTTTGGATCTAATCCAGAAAATGATGTTATAGAATATCATGTGACTGTAACCACAGAAGTCAATGATATTGATCCATCTGACTATAAAGGCATTATTTGCATTGGTGCCTACGCTATGGATCGTCTGAGATATCAAGTTTCTGTCAAAAAAGGTCAAAAAAACCAAGCTCCTGCTGTTGCTTTTCTCAGAAAAGCCATGAAGACAGAAGGAGTAAAACTAGGAACAATTTGTCATAGTTTGTGGTTATTTTGCGCTGATCCAGATTTACTACAAAACCGAAAAGTTACTTGCGCTCACAACATTATCTGCGATGTGGAAAATGCAGGTGGAGACGTTGTTTTTGATGGGGACGTAACGGCTGACTTAGTAGTAGATGGTAATCTGGTTACAGGGAAACACCCTGGAGTAGTGGAAGAATTTATGCAAGCTTTTATTGCAGAAATTGAGAAGCACGAAAAAGCTCCGGCTGTAAGAGCGGCTAATTAA
- a CDS encoding nuclear transport factor 2 family protein — protein MTSEKVAETQENQATDEYSEQVKTVGKIAEAVVQANWEEVQRHLTDDVFYKVGSREPVHGKQAVIDFFTSLYSTTAKFKGHQIRKVWDEPGIVAAEMDAYYLRLKDNQQVTIACCDIYRIRDNKVYEWRVYADGSPIFE, from the coding sequence ATGACATCTGAAAAAGTAGCTGAAACACAAGAGAATCAAGCAACTGATGAGTATTCCGAGCAGGTAAAAACTGTGGGAAAAATTGCAGAGGCAGTAGTTCAAGCAAATTGGGAAGAAGTCCAGCGTCACCTGACTGATGATGTATTTTATAAAGTTGGTTCACGCGAACCTGTGCATGGTAAACAGGCTGTAATAGACTTTTTCACAAGCTTATATAGCACCACAGCGAAGTTTAAAGGTCATCAAATACGCAAAGTCTGGGATGAACCTGGGATAGTAGCAGCTGAAATGGATGCTTATTATCTACGTCTTAAAGACAACCAGCAAGTGACAATTGCTTGCTGTGATATCTACCGTATACGTGACAACAAGGTTTATGAATGGCGCGTTTATGCTGATGGGTCTCCTATATTTGAATAA